A window of the Lactuca sativa cultivar Salinas chromosome 7, Lsat_Salinas_v11, whole genome shotgun sequence genome harbors these coding sequences:
- the LOC111884950 gene encoding mitogen-activated protein kinase kinase kinase 18, which produces MIWKKGPIIGRGSSATVSLATTVTGDLFAVKSVELSSSQFLQKEQEYLSKLKSPHVIDYIGFDVDYDDNIPMYNLFMEYAPGGTISDVIKKQGGCLDEGLIRSYTRQILLGLNYLHSNNLVHCDIKCQNVLVANDGVKIGDLGCAKLAEIGGVASSVFSGTPVFMAPEVARGEQQGFAADVWAVGCAVIEMATGSNPWPDLNNPVSALYRIGYSGDLPLFPTSLSVEAKDFLNKCLRTNVEERWTANRLLQHPFVKSNSDFQKIQNFPKNSPSSILDQGFWDCFEASEPSPPPTRFMNFSGESPIVRIGQLIEGTPSRLPIWVDEEEWMTVRTNQIDNEELEEDNTESTRMNSFSEEAFFSRPVRTNLESSVVEMSGASVVVSRFLDCKNMNNNNNCFLIDSKLSYSLLALTVFWFNFWYIILVF; this is translated from the coding sequence ATGATCTGGAAAAAAGGTCCCATTATCGGACGTGGTTCCTCCGCCACCGTCTCTCTCGCCACCACCGTCACCGGAGACCTCTTCGCTGTCAAGTCCGTCGAGCTTTCAAGTTCACAGTTCTTACAGAAAGAGCAAGAATACCTTTCTAAATTAAAATCCCCTCATGTAATCGATTACATCGGGTttgatgttgattatgatgacaacATTCCGATGTATAATCTGTTCATGGAGTATGCACCTGGTGGCACGATTTCAGATGTGATAAAGAAACAAGGAGGGTGTCTTGATGAGGGCTTGATCCGATCTTATACTCGTCAGATTCTACTTGGGTTGAATTATCTTCACTCCAACAATTTGGTGCATTGTGATATCAAGTGCCAGAATGTGTTGGTTGCTAACGATGGCGTCAAAATTGGTGATCTTGGTTGTGCTAAATTGGCGGAGATCGGCGGAGTTGCTTCCTCTGTGTTTTCCGGTACACCGGTTTTCATGGCCCCGGAGGTTGCAAGAGGAGAACAGCAAGGATTTGCCGCTGACGTGTGGGCTGTTGGGTGTGCAGTAATCGAAATGGCAACCGGTTCTAACCCATGGCCTGATTTAAATAACCCAGTGTCTGCTTTATACAGAATTGGGTATTCCGGTGATCTTCCATTGTTTCCGACGTCGTTATCGGTGGAAGCTAAAGATTTCTTGAATAAGTGTTTGCGAACAAATGTTGAAGAAAGATGGACAGCAAACCGACTTCTTCAACACCCATTTGTTAAGTCGAATTCTGATTTCCAAAAGATTCAAAATTTCCCCAAGAATTCTCCAAGTAGCATCCTGGATCAAGGATTCTGGGACTGTTTTGAAGCGTCGGAGCCTTCACCACCGCCGACCCGTTTCATGAACTTCTCCGGTGAGTCTCCGATAGTTAGGATAGGACAGTTGATTGAAGGAACTCCTTCACGTTTGCCCATTTGGGTTGACGAAGAAGAGTGGATGACAGTAAGAACAAATCAGATAGACAACGAAGAATTGGAAGAGGACAACACTGAGTCGACTCGTATGAACTCGTTTTCAGAAGAAGCGTTTTTTTCACGACCTGTTAGAACAAATTTAGAATCCAGTGTAGTTGAAATGAGTGGAGCAAGTGTGGTTGTTTCAAGATTTCTTGATTGTAAGAacatgaataataataataattgttttcTGATTGATTCAAAATTAAGCTATTCGTTATTGGCTCTCACTGTTTTCTGGTTTAACTTTTGGTATATTATTTTGGTTTTTTGA